Proteins co-encoded in one Vicinamibacterales bacterium genomic window:
- a CDS encoding glycoside hydrolase family 2 TIM barrel-domain containing protein, translating into MKQILAVSVALLALQTQPAPQPASPIPATHLKTKWAADVNPEHPLPEYPRPQMERKQWVNLNGPWGYAIAAAEAPRPASFDKQIIVPFPIESQLSGAGEWVAPNQRLWYRRTFPTPSLVSGQRVLLNFGAVDWETDVYVNGTKVGSHQGGYDPFAFDITGALKATAAEQELVVAVRDPTDEGQQPRGKQVRRPHSIFYTEVTGIWQTVWLETVPAWHVADLRIDPDLEGGTVKVTVNAGRAASGDLTVSVLDGTRVVATANAPVSTIRIPSPHRWSPADPFLYGLRVRLSSGDEVESYFGMRSIAVRADATGARKLFLNGEPIFQFGPLDQGWWPDGLYTAPTDEALAFDIQKTRDLGFNVIRKHVKVEPARWYYHADRLGMLVWQDMPSGDNKGADAEAEYMRELRAEIANLRNHPSIVMWVPFNEGWGQHDTEKVVAWIKSEDPSRLVDNASGWDDKQAGDVADLHSYPGPGMPPLETVRASVLGEFGGLGLPLDGHTWVDRGNWGYRSYTTLDEMNAAYRELIAQLRIHQGDGLAAAIYTQTTDCEIEVNGVMSYDRAVVKLSAESIAANRTLYSPPPRVTHLVPSSDRAPQAWRYTMSAPADTWMQAAFDASAWSEGPGGFGAKDTRFARVGTEWKSADIWLRRTIELTSAPSTLYLRVFHDDDAEVYVNGVLAAKLAGANSSYAYVPLGAGARAALGAGPAVLAVHAHQVRGGQFVDVGLADVQPPR; encoded by the coding sequence ATGAAGCAGATCCTCGCAGTGTCGGTGGCGCTCCTCGCGCTGCAAACCCAGCCGGCGCCGCAGCCCGCGTCGCCGATCCCCGCGACGCACCTGAAGACGAAGTGGGCCGCCGACGTCAATCCCGAGCATCCACTGCCGGAATATCCGCGCCCGCAGATGGAACGGAAGCAGTGGGTCAATCTCAACGGGCCGTGGGGTTATGCCATCGCCGCCGCCGAGGCGCCGCGGCCGGCGTCGTTCGACAAGCAGATCATCGTGCCGTTTCCGATCGAGTCGCAGTTGAGCGGCGCGGGGGAATGGGTGGCGCCGAATCAGCGGCTCTGGTACCGGCGCACCTTCCCAACGCCGTCGCTCGTCAGCGGCCAGCGCGTGCTGCTCAACTTCGGCGCCGTCGATTGGGAGACCGATGTCTACGTGAACGGGACGAAGGTCGGATCGCACCAGGGCGGCTACGATCCGTTCGCGTTCGACATCACTGGCGCCCTGAAGGCGACTGCGGCCGAGCAGGAACTCGTCGTCGCGGTGCGCGATCCGACGGACGAAGGGCAGCAGCCGCGCGGCAAGCAGGTGCGCCGGCCGCACAGCATCTTCTACACCGAAGTGACCGGCATCTGGCAGACCGTGTGGCTGGAGACGGTGCCGGCGTGGCACGTGGCTGACCTTCGTATCGACCCGGATCTCGAAGGGGGCACCGTCAAGGTGACGGTCAATGCGGGGCGCGCCGCCAGCGGCGACCTGACCGTCAGCGTCCTCGACGGGACGCGCGTGGTTGCGACGGCCAATGCGCCGGTCTCGACGATTCGGATTCCGTCGCCGCACCGATGGTCGCCGGCCGACCCGTTCCTCTATGGGCTGCGCGTGCGGCTCTCGTCCGGCGACGAGGTCGAGAGCTACTTCGGCATGCGGAGCATCGCCGTCCGCGCCGACGCGACCGGCGCGAGGAAGCTGTTCCTCAATGGCGAACCGATCTTCCAGTTCGGGCCGCTCGATCAGGGCTGGTGGCCCGACGGCCTTTACACGGCGCCGACCGACGAGGCACTCGCCTTCGACATCCAGAAGACGCGCGACCTCGGATTCAACGTGATCCGCAAGCACGTGAAGGTCGAGCCGGCACGCTGGTACTACCACGCCGATCGCCTCGGCATGCTCGTGTGGCAGGACATGCCGAGCGGCGACAACAAGGGCGCCGACGCAGAAGCGGAATACATGCGCGAGCTGCGGGCCGAGATCGCCAACCTGCGGAACCACCCGTCGATCGTCATGTGGGTGCCGTTCAACGAGGGGTGGGGACAGCACGACACCGAGAAGGTCGTCGCGTGGATCAAGTCGGAGGACCCGTCGCGGCTGGTCGACAACGCCAGCGGCTGGGACGACAAGCAGGCCGGCGACGTGGCCGACCTGCATTCGTACCCGGGACCGGGAATGCCGCCGCTCGAGACGGTCCGCGCCTCGGTGCTCGGCGAGTTCGGCGGGCTTGGCCTGCCGCTCGACGGCCACACCTGGGTCGACAGGGGCAACTGGGGCTATCGCAGCTACACGACGCTCGACGAGATGAATGCGGCGTACCGCGAGTTGATCGCGCAGCTCCGCATCCACCAGGGGGACGGCCTCGCCGCCGCGATCTACACGCAGACGACCGACTGCGAGATCGAAGTGAACGGCGTGATGAGCTACGACCGGGCCGTGGTCAAGCTGTCGGCGGAGTCGATCGCGGCGAACCGGACGCTCTATTCGCCGCCGCCGCGCGTGACGCATCTCGTGCCCTCGTCCGACCGTGCGCCGCAGGCGTGGCGCTACACGATGTCGGCGCCGGCCGACACGTGGATGCAGGCGGCGTTCGACGCCTCCGCCTGGAGCGAGGGGCCCGGCGGCTTCGGCGCGAAGGACACGCGTTTCGCGCGCGTCGGCACCGAGTGGAAGAGCGCCGACATCTGGCTGCGCCGGACGATCGAGCTGACCTCCGCGCCGTCGACGCTCTACCTGCGCGTGTTCCACGACGACGACGCCGAGGTGTACGTCAACGGCGTCCTGGCGGCGAAGCTGGCGGGAGCCAACTCGTCGTACGCCTATGTGCCGCTCGGCGCCGGAGCCCGCGCGGCCCTGGGGGCTGGTCCGGCCGTCCTCGCCGTGCACGCGCACCAGGTGCGCGGCGGCCAGTTCGTCGACGTTGGCCTCGCCGACGTGCAGCCGCCGCGCTGA